One genomic segment of Zerene cesonia ecotype Mississippi chromosome 27, Zerene_cesonia_1.1, whole genome shotgun sequence includes these proteins:
- the LOC119837482 gene encoding hemicentin-1-like, whose amino-acid sequence MQQKTSAYIKLASTGEKLHIDNLNADNTGLYKCVAENSEGNDNHQVNVSQGIVAVEAGAPVHLDCITQDSSGPRVRWYFNDKEILNGGRYHIYINHTLSFLSKPRDAGVYKCEVLGGLGNSNRTYHLEVQKPVPVSITAPLNVDINLLKGDSETLVCNAVGVPAPTVQWAYLNFDANVTRTFNIDKSRDLTLTDVDVNDAGYYTCIANNGGRNMSLTYRVYVNVPPSIDKPPKKVIEAVIEDRILVIRCDAHGTPVPTIKWQRNGADLVMGVSNIINVNNRLIIYNIYDVTETSGTYTCIASNIAGTASRDYEVLVTLKPASVSASSQLCIDKGKPSEVKCSRILPTSLSSKIVWFCQDKIYVGDTLKLSGYEDNDTKCVCRVSSFEAEDAVNYAINIKICFAPVFNNKLKTFNTYVLRSNLDCKADGYPLLKITWYKDDVLLPISTDTLRADDVATYKCEVTNNLGTQTRKFKVIREECIIDIKKYTSKQRPFLSKGILRPLTDFNVENDLIRIPKNTFITLECPNNYIILDHKNIYLSSLKVKCKQDSQFETDRRNRKISSNVDLYDFECSEEPRPALRNIIMPCNYLNDYKIINVGYQSSSSFQIMYSVCFNIVSKEITFAQYTLHHFGHRTIRYYEYQNNKYMEDESEIYDCESQRKFLLESFGFDDCNNKCCFRRRQLVNPQDLYPSYEAAAFNNINIVPHSTVCTPNWSEIEERILAKANSNGEKFEIWTGIYDHLQLESFGLIEKEVTIRNKKKIPKLLWKVVYSIRLRAAIAIIQINSPIILDAKEIEKYVMCRDVTDKVKWLHNPDWKDPSKGYTYICRIKDFLHAFNHIIYLKGVKRMLV is encoded by the exons ATGCAACAAAAAACGTCTGCTTACATAAAATTAGCAAGCACGGGTGAAAAATTGCACATAGACAATTTGAATGCAGATAATACTGGCCTCTATAAATGTGTGGCGGAAAACTCTGAAGGAAATGATAACCACCAAGTCAACGTATCAC AAGGAATAGTAGCAGTAGAAGCGGGGGCGCCCGTACACTTAGATTGTATCACACAAGATTCGTCCGGTCCTCGCGTGCGCTGGTATTTCAATGACAAAGAAATTCTAAATGGTGGaagatatcatatttatattaatcacaCTTTAAG CTTCCTATCAAAACCAAGAGATGCCGGtgtatataaatgtgaagTGTTAGGTGGCCTTGGCAATAGTAATAGGACATATCATTTAGAAGTGCAAAAGCCTG ttccAGTCTCTATAACAGCACCGCTTAACGTCGATATAAATTTGCTTAAGGGTGATTCTGAAACCTTAGTATGCAATGCAGTTGGAGTGCCTGCACCTACAGTTCAATGGGCTTATCTGAATTTCGACGCTAACGTTACTCGAACATTTAACATCGACaa GTCAAGGGATTTGACTTTAACTGATGTTGATGTTAACGATGCTGGATATTACACATGCATTGCGAATAATGGCGGACGGAACATGTCACTCACATATAGGGTTTATGTTAATG TTCCACCAAGCATTGACAAACCACCTAAAAAGGTAATTGAAGCAGTAATTGAGGATAGAATACTGGTGATACGTTGTGATGCTCACGGCACTCCTGTCCCAACAATCAAATGGCAAAGAAACGGAGCCGATCTTGTTATGG gtGTGAGCaacattattaatgtaaataatcggttaattatatacaatatatatgatGTTACCGAAACCAGTGGCACCTACACCTGCATAGCGTCTAATATAGCAGGCACCGCTTCTAGAGATTATGAGGTTCTGGTCACAC taAAACCCGCATCCGTAAGTGCATCTTCGCAGTTATGTATCGACAAAGGTAAACCAAGCGAAGTCAAGTGTAGCAGAATACTCCCCACGTCTCTATCCAGCAAAATAGTCTGGTTTTGTCAg gataaaatttatgtaggGGATACATTAAAGTTGAGTGGTTATGAAGACAATGACACGAAGTGTGTATGCCGCGTAAGCTCCTTCGAAGCGGAAGACGCAGTAAATTACGCAATTAACATTAAGATTTGTTTTGCGCCAGtatttaacaacaaattgaaaacattcaaTACATATGTGTTAAGAAGCAATTTAGATTGTAAAGCTGATGGGTACCCTCTTCTCAAG ATTACGTGGTACAAAGACGATGTGCTTCTGCCTATTTCGACGGATACATTGAGAGCAGATGATGTGGCCACATACAAATGTGAAGTGACCAATAATTTAGGCACACAGACCAGAAAATTCAAGGTTATTCGTGAAG AATGCatcatagatattaaaaagtatacaaGCAAGCAACGTCCGTTCCTATCGAAGGGAATACTAAGACCACTTACAGACTTTAACGTGGAAAACGATTTAATCCGCATACccaaaaacacatttattaccTTAGAATGTCccaacaattatattatattagatcaCAAAAACATCTATCTTAGTAGCCTAAAAGTTAAATGCAAACAGGACTCTCAATTTGAAACAGACAGACgcaatagaaaaatatcatcCAACGTTGATTTGTATGATTTTGAGTGCAGTGAGGAACCTAGGCCTGCTCttcgtaatattattatgccgtgtaattatttaaacgattataaaattataaacgtgGGATATCAAAGCAGTTCAAGTTTTCAAATCATGTACAGTGTATGCTTCAATATAGTCAGCAAAGAAATAACTTTCGCGCAGTATACACTACATCATTTCGGACATCGTACTATTAGATATTATGAGTACcaaaacaacaaatacatGGAGGACGAGTCTGAAATCTATGATTGTGAATCGCAAAGAAAATTCCTACTGGAATCCTTTGGGTTTGATGATTGCAATAACAAATGTTGTTTTAGAAGACGACAATTAGTCAATCCGCAAGATTTATATCCTAGTTATGAAGCAGCTGCcttcaataacattaatattgtacCTCATTCGACTGTGTGTACTCCT aattGGAGCGAGATAGAAGAACGAATCCTAGCTAAAGCCAATTCGAATGgggaaaaatttgaaatatggaCTGGCATTTATGACCATCTACAACTCGAATCGTTTGGACTTATTGAAAAAGAGGTTACAAttcgaaataagaaaaaaattcctaAACTTTTATGGAAG GTAGTATACAGTATAAGATTGCGTGCTGCTATTGCAATAATTCAGATCAATTCACCGATAATTCTTGATGCTAAGGAAATAGAAAAGTACGTGATGTGCCGAGATGTCACCGACAAAGTGAAATGGTTACACAACCCCGATTGGAAAGATCCGAGCAAAGGCTACACGTATATCTGCAGAATTAAAGATTTCTTACATGCctttaatcatataatttacttgAAGGGGGTAAAGAGGAtgcttgtataa